The Candidatus Desulfofervidus auxilii DNA segment TGAGAATTGGGCAAAGGAGAGAGAACTGGCAAAAAACAATACAACCAGATACAGTAGGGCCAGTTTAAATCGTCTCATGTCTGCCCTCCTTGTTATTCAGAAGTCTACAGTGGGACGAGATAGCACTTTACTCATGAGAATTGCCTATAATGACGGCACACTTCCCTAAGTAATGAATCAATGCGGATGACTGTTAACAACTCTTACGCAGAATTACTTAACTGCTTTAGCCAGTTTTGCACCAGCTCTGAACTTTGCCACTTTCTTGGCGGGGATTTTAATCTTCTTACCTGTTTGTGGATTTCTACCTGTCCTGGCCTTCCTTTTTGTTACGGAAAACGTCCCAAATCCTACAAGGGTAACCTTCTTCCCTTTTTTCAGGCTCTCTGTCACGTTGTTAATCATACTGTCCAGAACTTTACTTGCCACGGACTTTGATACACCAGCATCTGTAGCAATGGCACTGATCAATTCTGCTTTGTTCATAGCATTCCCCCCTTATGGTAAAAAATATTATCAACAATCGGTTATACACAAAGTATTTTGAATGTCAACATTTTTCTGCTGTTATTCTCGTAGTAATTGTTCCATAAGACTATGGCATTTTTGGAGTTGTGAACTACCCCTCCCTTACGGAAGGGGACTTCCCGGCGGAAAAGTTAAATGAAGAGCCCAAACGCACCACAATCACTCTTTTAAGGCACTTTTCAGACATTTACACACCTTCCCATCCAGCTAAACTGCTTTTTATGGCAAAATTCAAACTGCCACAAATCAAAACCAGTCGTAAGGTAAGACGTCGTTATCTCAATATTACGGTTGTATTCATTTTTCTGCTTACTCTATTTACTTCCTTTTTCCCGCCAGTGTTTTCTACTCCTCAGAGGCAGTTTACAGGATATAGTCTTTCTTTTTTAATACTTCTATGGAACTACCGCAGTGAATTATTCAGACTGATACTCAAGGTTCTAAATAAAAATCAAAGCCAGGAGCCAGACTCCACAGTAAAAACACAGAACAAACTGCTTCATATAAAACGAGCCACAATTTCTTACGAAGGCCCACGTCCCTATTTAACACTGGGTTTTGAGGAAGAAACCGGGAAGGAAATTATCTGGCCCAATGAAAAGGAAGTTGCCCATATGGTAATGGTTGGCACAACAGGCAGTGGAAAGAGCAGCTTCTTGTTTAACCTTCTGTGGCAGCAGATGTTAAGAGGTGGAGGAGCAATATTTGTTGATGGTGGAAGAAATCCCCAGACCCTGAAAAACCTGGTTTTCATGTGTGAGCAGGCACGGACTCTTTCCAGATTAAGGATAGTTGACCCGCGTGAGCCAAAAACCGGTCATGCCTATAACCCACTCAGTTCAGGCGATGCGGATGCCATCACGAACAAAATCATGAAAGTGCTAAATCCCATCCCCGCCGGTTCTGACGCAGAATACTACAAGAGCAAGATTTATCACGCTACCGCAACACTGATAAGAGCCCTGACTTCCATTGGAAAACCCTTTAACATAAGGGATATCCTGTGTCTCTATTGCCTCCCTGAAATCTCCTTTAAAATCCTTGAGGAACAACTCGCCCGCTACGAACTATCAGATGCCCTGATTTCCCTGCGTACCCTGATCATGGAGACCAAGACCATCAGGTCTTTCCGGGATGATCTTTCAAATATAATTGCCAATCTGGGCAGTATAACCACTGGTGAAGTGGGGAAATCACTCTGCTCCCCGGTAACTCAGGTAAACCTCTATGATGCCGTCAAGAAGAGTCAGATTCTCTATTTTATGCTTCCAAGGATGAGTGATGCAGAAAAGGCCACACGCCTGGGACGACTGCTGCTTGGAGATATCCAGACCACCATAGGCCTCTTTTACGAAGAAAAAGAATTCAAACCCATCGTTCCTTTCTTGATAATACTTGATGAGTTTGGAAGCTATGCCAACCCTGAATTCGCTGTGGTATTTGAGCAGGCAAGAAAGGCCAACTTTTCCGTTATAGCTGCCATTCAATCCTTTGGAAATCTCTGCAATCCCTATACCGGTCTCTCAAGAGAGTTTATGCAGCAGGTACTTGGAAATTCAAATACAAGAATGTTTCTCACTGTAAGCGACACAGAAACAGCGGAACTGGCCGCAAGGCTTGTAGGTAGAGACATAACCTATTTCAGGAGTTTTTCCAGTTCAACCCAGGAATCAGAAGGTGCTGACACAATCTCGGCCAAGAGATTTCTCAACCCTGTCAGGACAGACAGGGAGACAGTTTCAGAAGGTTACAGTGAAAGGTATGATTACAGGCTCAGACCGGAAGTATTCATGCATGAACTTGGAAAAATAAAGGGAAGAGCAATAGTGGACTTCAAGGACGGAAACCCCATCTTTGCCAGGGTATGCTGGCTGAAGCCGGGTGTGCCTCCAGACTACACTTATGAGGAGAAAATTCCTCACTTTGCTCCAGGAGAGGCAGAACCTCTCTCACTCTGGGAAAGGGTGCAGGTAAAACTCAAATACATGAATGTATCTTTTGAAGAAGAAAAGAAAGAAAAACAACCTTCCTGCAAACTCCTGGTAAGTGCCAGAAAAATAAAAGGAAGCACACAGTATATATCTCTGATTGTTGATGGGAAAGAGATAGTAGTTAACTACAGCGGAAAGATTCACAAAAGAGATGAAGTAATTGCTGCCTATAGGGGTATAGAATACGGACTACACGCTGCACAGGATAAGGGCTACAAGGTAATCAATGTTTATTCCCCCATAAAAACCGTTATCGGTCAGTTGGGAACAGGAAATGTAGCTGAACAGTCTGCTGAAAAACCCCTGTTTGATAGAGTAAAACAGCTTGAAAAAGAACTCACGGTCACCTACCACCAGCCAGGTCCTGAGGAGACAGGTCTGCTGGATGAATATTTTCCACAGAGTCAAACCCAGGAAGCAGGAAACAGGCAGGCCAAAGCAGGACAGAAACCTCCTGCTGAGCAACAAAAAGAAATGCATCCAGATAATCAAGAATCCACGTCAGAACAGACTGAACCCTGGTATAGCTCTCTACTTGAAGAGTAGAGTAGTAGTTCCTTTACGGTGCCAGTTTGAGTCCCATTTGGGGAAGAATCTCAAAAAGTCTATCATAAAAAGCAGGCAGCTCGGAACGAAACACAGCCACACCTTCTTCTTCCTTAACCCTTCCTGATTTAGTTTTCTTTATTCTCTTTATAACCAGATAAGGATCTCCACGTCTGTCCTCATAAACAAGAATCAAGAGCTCCCCATTCCTGATGGGGATAACATGGCGCTGGGTGAACATCCGCTCATTATTTGTATTTGGTCTTGCCATCTGCCATCCTCCCACATCACTTTTACTCCAATCTCAAAGTTAGCAATAGAAGGAAAAAGTGCCTTTTTTTAAGTATTAAGACATCTATCAATACCAGACAGGAGAGTAAAAAAGGTTAAGACTAAGAGAAACATAAAAAGAGAGGAGGATAAAAATGGGAGATGTTTACCTGTTTAATCACAGCATTGACCCTCAGGACATTCAGGAATCACTTGGTATTGTCTGTGGTCTTTGCGTTTATTCCCGCAATGTCATAATGGATAAGTTTGCAAGGTTCAAGGATTTCATAGGAGGCAAGATAGGAACATACGAGAAGCTGGTCAGGAAAGCCGTGGAGCATGCTCAGAATGACCTTGCAGAGCAGGCTGCCCGTCGAAAGGCCAATGCGGTAGTAAATGTAACCATTGAGCTTGTTCCCACGGCACTCCTTGGCGAAGGCACTCAGATATGTGCTCTGGCTTACGGCACAGCAGTTCGGCTCAAACCCGGGCTACTCTAAGTTTGAGTTTGTTTTTCCTGCCTGGCTACCTGGGCGTCAGAATTAGTCAGCAGCTCAAGCATCTCCTTTGTGCCTGGAGGAACGTTTACAGGAAGTTCGACAGGTCTGTGGTGGTGGGAAACCACAAGTAACATCCGGGTTATGCCCTCCTGAGAAAATCCCTCCATGGGAATTCCCCTGAGTATGGCACCGGAAAGTACATCGTGATACATGCCTGTTTTCATCCATTTTCCATCTATTTTTCCATAGGTAAGGATTTTACCAAGGTCATGTGAAAGCCCACACATGGCGACTTCTTTTTTATCCATTTCAGGTGAAGCATTATCAAGCATCTTCTCCATTACCTCAACCGAATGCCGGTACAGTCCTCCTTCTGCTCCGCCATGTCCTCCGGAATCAACACTCGCAGGCCATTGCCGATAGGCCTGAAGCACACCAAGAACCTCAGCAAGTGCCGGTGAAAACCAGCCTTCCTTCTTTGCTCTATCAAGAATTGCAGCATCGGGAGAGGCCTTTTTGAGATGAAAAAAGGCTTCTGAAACATTAGCCTGTACCTGAACAGCCGTAAGATGACTCTTATCTCGAATAAAATACCTCCGGCATAAACACATTCCTGCCACCAAACAGCCACAGGTGCCAATAGTCAAAAACATGCAGCAAAAACTGCACAACACCGCCCATCTGAGGTCCTGCCGCACCCTGGAGGCAGTCCTGATCAGTGTTCTTTCAACCCTGGCTGTTTCCCTGCGGTTTTCTGACAGGAGTTTCTTTATTGCCTCATCGGGTTTGTTTTTTAAGTACGCTGGCCTGGACGTTCTGAATAGCTCCTGAAATAAATCCTTCTGTTTTTTCTTTCCACCACTGCTATCAGGGACAACCGTCTTTCCCATCCAGCTGGAAAACTTCAAAAACCACCTGTCGATGGTTTCTGAATCAGGAACTCTCCTGGAATTCCTTCGCATCTGGCTGAGATAATAAGTAAGCATCTGTTTTCTGTAATCAAGTTCTGCCTTCCTTTGCTCCATCTTTATGACTGTTTCAATTAAACTCATGGCTTCGTCCAGAAAATACCTTGGTTTCTTGATAAACACATCACTTACTTTGCTAAATATGGAAATAGGAGATTTATAAAGAAACTTTATGGTCTTTTCTACCTCAATAGAGAGACGATGACTTTCCCTGTATATACCAGACTGTCTCATTCTCGGAGGTGCCGCAGGCCTTGTGGTAAGAAGAACATATCCAAGACCCGCTGCAATGATGATCAGAAAGAAAAATGCCTCAATACCCCTGCTTGGCATAGTTCAGAGTTTAACCCTTTGATTTTTTGTAAACATCTCCACAATGGTGCACATTTGACATGCCAGAGGCACTGGTTTGACCTTTTAAGCATTTATGATTTTTCACAAAAAGAACACATGCAGCTCTCTGCATGGCTGGATATTATCGGGTTAATATTCATACTGAGCATCTGTTTTATCTGTTACAGAGAAGGGGCACTGTGGCCGATACTCTTTCTTTGTGGTTCCACCCTGGCCCACCTTCTGGCCACCAGCCCGGAATTTCAACAAAGGATCAGAACCGCCTTCCCCTCACTTGAAGAGGCAGTACCCTCACATTACACCATCCCGGTTGCCATCTTTGTCATAACTCTGTTTACATCTCACTACCTTGCCCGCTACATCGGGATAAAGATAGACCATTCTGCGATAAGAGTGCTGGGAACTTTAAACAGACTCCTGGGAGGAATTCTGGGAGTTATCCTTGCTCTGACCATTGTGGCATGGGGGTATCACTTTGTAAGCTCTCATTCTCCTGATCTGGCAGTATATTGTGAAGGTTCATCTGTATGTAGATGGTGTGTTGAACAGGAAGAAAGATTTAACTTCGGCGAAAGAATAGCACGTATAGTAAGGGGAGAAGTGGAAAAAACAAGAGATGTTATTGAGCAGAAACCTCAATCAGCACGAAAGTAACAGTTTTTCATCCTGTCATTAACTTTCCCGCCGGGAAGGCCCCTTTCATAAGGAAGGGGATGAAAGACGGATGTTGATATCAGAAGGAATCAAAGGGTCATTTACAATATCCTTTTTCGTTCAGTTGCTGAAACCCTTACCGAGCTCAGCAGGGATCAAAAGTACCTGGGTGCACAAATTGGTTTTATAGGTATCTTGCACACATGGGGACAGAATCTCATGGATCATCCACATATTCACTGCATTGTTACCGGTGGGGGATTATCACCTGATGGAGATAAATGGGTTTCTTGCAGAAAGGGGTTTTTTTCTTTCTGTAAGGGTCATGTCCCGATTGTTCAGGGGTAAGTTCCTGGATTATCCTAGAAAAAGCTATGACTCCCAAGAACTCATATTCCTAGGTAATATCAGTCATTTGCAAGAGTCAGAAGCATTCAGAGAGTTCTTGAAAGGATTTTACAGCCAGGAATGGGCAGATTTTTGCTTCATGTATTGCCTGATAGGTTTGTAAAAATCAGATATTATGGTCTTTTGGGTAATAGAAATCGCAAAGCCATGCTGAGTAAATGTCGCAAATTTCTAGGAGTTATTACTGTTAAGGTAACTAATAGAGATGTATCTGAAACATGGCAGGAATTCTTACTCAGGGTCTGTGGGATAAACCTTATGAGATGCCTTTTCTATGGTAAGGGCAAAATGGTCAGAAAAGCAGTCCTTCTGCCAGAAAGGTACAAAGAGCCTCCATAGATTAAGGTAATTATGATACACTTAGAACTTACCTGTCCCTTCAGAAAGGTTATACCAAATAGCCACCCCTACTGGTTCGTCCAAATGCCACTTTTCGTGTGCAATTTTATTTAAAAGCCGGCACTCCCACCTACAGAAATTGATTCTATTTCATCATGGTCAGTTAATTATTTGTACTGGACAACCAAATCTATACCCTATATAATCGTAAAAAGATAGAAAATTTGCTTTATTGAAACTCCATAGGAGATGCGTAGCGGTTTCGTTCAACAGCTTCTTTCTGAAATTATCACATCAGAAAGAAGCTTAACCGTTAGGCGACATGCTTATATCGTGAGTAACGAAAGATGGAATATTTCGCATATGGTTCAAACATGAATCCTGACAGGATGAAACAAAGAGGGATTAATTTCTCAAAGCGAGAACACGCAATTTTAGAAGGATGGAAATTACTTTTTAATAAAATTGCTTCTCGAAATCCTAATGAAGGCTATGCAAATATAGAAAGGGAAGAAGGAAGCATAGTTGAGGGGATCCTTTATGAAATTCAAGGATCAGATGTAGAGAAACTTGATAAATATGAAGGTTATCCCAATCATTATGAAAGGTTAAACGTTAGAGTTAGATTAGATAATGGAAAAGAAGTGGAAGCCGTAACTTATGTCGCCAATTCTAATAAAGTGAGAGAAGGACTAAGACCAAGTAGAGAATATCTTATGCATCTTTTGAGAGGATGCGATCTATTGTCAATAGAATATTGGGAGAGGTTAAGACAATGGGAAACTCTGGATTAATCATTTGTGGTACGTCGCCTAACAGCGGACATACGGCTATGCTTCGCTCCGCCCAAATTCGACAAAGCCAAACTTCGTATGTCCGCAAACCGCCAGGCTGTGTGAAAAGTCAAAAAGTTTAATTAAGGATCGCAAAGAGTGGGAGAAAGAGGTAAAATACTGATAAAAAATGGTTTAGTAAACCCAATTTGTAATCAAATAATGTGGAATAGTGGGAAAGTGAAATTTTAAAAATACTTATCACACAATCTGCCGTTAAGCGAAAGTGCCTTTATGAGGTGATTGTATGGGAAACCTGATTGTAAATAGAATTGACCTTAATAATCGTAGAGTCGTAGATAAGCTTAGAAAAGTTATTGACAAATTGGTACAAAATTCTTCTTGTTACTATCCACTGAAATTCAAACCCCCATACTATTTCGAGGTCTCTACTGAACAGGTACCATCGGAAAGTGGGTGGTATATAATTTTGGAAGGTAAGAAACCCCTCTACGCAGGTAAAGCGGACGATTTGAACAAACGTCTTAATATAGACAATGGAAGCAGGGATAATTTTGCCAACACGAAAAGGGCTTTCGACCCAGAAAGAAATTTCATAAAAAAGTTTGCAGAATTGAATATCCTCTCCAATTTAAGGGTATGTGTCATCAAAGAAAAAGATGTCTGTTCAGAATTGAACATTAACCCTAATGATCTAAACGACCTTGACAGAGGAAACATAGAAAAACTAATCAACATCTTCAGATGTTATTTCAATTATCAATAACCATGGCACCTTCGCCTAACAGAGCGTATCTGGTTTCGTGCCTTCGGCACTTCGCCCAAATCCAGCAAAGCTGGACTTCAGATACCCGCCAACCGTCAAGTAAAATGTCCGCCGTCGCCTTTAAAAATAACAGGAGGTATTAATTATGTGGTTCGGAAAACTTGATATATCAACTTTAGAAAACTGGTTATGGGAGGCTGCTTGTAGTATTAGAGGACCAATTGATGCTCCGAAATATAAAGACTATATAATTCCCCTCATTTTCTACAAAAGACTTTGCGATGTGTATGAGGATGAAATTAAGAGACTTGCTGAAGAGTTCGGAAACGAAGAAATTGCAAAAAAGCTCGTATCGGAGGATAGAAAGCTCATAAGGTTTTACATTCCAGAAGATTGTCTTTGGAGAAATATGAGGAAAATTACCACAGGAATAGGAGAGAAATTAACAGAAGCTTTAAGAAAAATAGCAAAGGAAAATCCAAAGTTGCAGGGAGTCATAGACATTGTTGATTTTAACGCAACTCAGGCTGGGCAGAGGATAATAAGCGATGAGCACATCCATAGACTAATGCAAATCTTGAGCAAATATAAGCTTGGCTTAAAAGATGTTGAGCCAGATATTCTGGGAAGAGCATATGAATATCTTTTGAGAAAATTTGCTGAAGGTTCTGGACAATCTGCTGGGGAATTTTACACACCAAGAGAAGTCGGCTTGCTCATGGCTTATCTGCTCGACCCCGAGGAAGGAGAAGAGATTTATGACCCTGCCTGTGGTTCTGGAGGTTTGCTTATTAAATCTCAGCTTGTTTTGAAAGAGAGGAAAAAAGAGATAAAGAGACCGCTTAAACTGTATGGACAGGAGATAATCCCTTTTACCTATGCCATGGCAAAGATGAACGCTTTTATTCATGACATGGATGCTGATATAAGGGTTGGGGATACGATAAGAAATCCAAAGTTTGTAGATGGAAGCAAAATAAGGGAGTTTGATAAAGTAACTGCAAATCCTATGTGGAATCAGAAATTTCCTCAATCTATTTTTGAAAACGACCCTTACAACAGATTCAGCTTTGGAATTCCACCTTCAAATCAAAGCTCTGACTGGGGATGGATTCAGCACATGTTCGCATCTCTGAAAGAAAACGGGAAGTTGGTCGTAGTTATTGATACTGGAGTTGTAACAAGAGGCTCAGGAAGTCAGGGAACTGATAGGGAAAAGGAGATAAGAAAAAAATTTGTTGAAAATAATTTGATTGAAACAGTTATCTTGCTTACTGATAATTTATTCTACAATACAACCGCACCGGGCAACATTATCGTGATAAACAAAGCAAAGAAGCACAAAGGTGAAATATTGCTTATAAACGCCTCAAAAGAATTCGCAAAGGGAAGACCTAAAAATTATCTTACAAATGAGAACATAAAGAAGATTTTTGACGCTTACTTTGGCTGGAAAGAAATAGAAGGTTTTTCAAAGATAATAACGATAGAGGAGGCGAGAAAGAACGATTACAACCTAAGCCCATCTCGTTATATCTCTTCGGATGAAAAGGAGGAAATTCAGCCAGTTGAAGATATTTTGGTGGAGCTTTCAAAGGTTGAGGAGGAGAGGGAGAGCATCGATAGGGAATTAAGGGAAATCATGCAAAAGATAGGATTTAGGTGGTAAAATATGGCAGAGCAAAGTCAAAAAAACATAGAGATATTCAAAAGAGAAAACAAAGAAAACAACCTCAAACAAACCGAAATCGGCTCGATTCCAGAGGATTGGGAAGTGGTAAGGCTGGGGGAGGTGTTGAAGGAAGTTGATATACGGGTGAAGAATTTAAAAAATGTAAATCCGGAAAATTTGACTGTTTTATCTCTCACTAAAAACTACGGTCTTATACCACAAACTAAGCGTTTCAAGAAACGCATAGCCGTAAAAGATGTAGCAAATTACAAGATTGTTAGAAAATTACAGATTGTTCACAACCCCTATGTTATTTGGGAAGGAGCGATTCATGCCTTAAGAACTATGGAAATTGGAATTGTAAGCCCTGTTTACTGTGTTTGGGAATGTAAAAATAACTCAGATCCTAGTTTTATAGACAGATTATTAAGAACTCCAAAGCTACTTAACGAATATTTAGCAAGAGCGTCTGGGGTTGTAAATAGACGCAGGTCTGTGAGCAAAGATGATTTTTTGAATATCAAAATTCCTCTCCCCCCTCTTCCCGAACAACGCAAAATCGCCAGAGTTCTTGACAAAATCCAGCAGGCTATTGAGCTTCAGGACAGGATAATTGAGCAGGCTAAAAACCTCAAAAAATCGCTCATGCAAAAGCTATTTACAGAAGGGTTTTACGGCGAGGAGCAAAAGGAGACGGAAATAGGGTTAATTCCGAAAAGCTGGGAAGTGGTGAGGTTGGGGGAGATAGGTATATTTGAGTATGGATATACTGAAACAGCATTAGAAGAAGACACGGGTATCAAGTTTCTGCGAATAACTGATATAAAAGATAATGGTTTGATTCTCTGGAATGAAGTTCCTTACTGTAAAATTAGCGAGACAAAATTCAAAAAGTACCAATTGAAAAATGGAGACATACTATTTGCTCGAATTGGAGCAACAACAGGAAAGACATGTTTCATAGAATCGCCTCCTAAAAGTGTTTTTGCTTCTTATTTGATAACACTTAAGATAAAAACAGATGTTTATAAAAAGTTTGTTTATTACTACACTCAAACACCGATATATTGGAGTCAGGTAGAAGCTAATAAGGAAGGAAAATTAAAGAAAGGAATAAGTGCAACACTTTTAAGAACCTTCAAAATCCCCCTTCCCCCTCTCGAAGAACAAAAGCAAATCGCCCACATATTAAGCGTTCTTGATAAAAAAATAGAGGTTGAGCAGAAGAGAAAGCAAGTTTTAAAAGAACTCTTTAAAACCATGCTTCATAAATTAATGAGCGGGAAAATAAGACTTAAAGAGGTAGAAATATGAATAAAGAAGAAATTTTAAAGAGGATAAGGGAAAATAAAGATAAAACAAAAAGTTTTGGAGTCAAAAGAATAGGGATTTTTGGCTCTGCAGTAAGGGATGAAATGAGTGGTGGGAGCGATATTGATGTTGTTGTG contains these protein-coding regions:
- a CDS encoding YbjQ family protein codes for the protein MGDVYLFNHSIDPQDIQESLGIVCGLCVYSRNVIMDKFARFKDFIGGKIGTYEKLVRKAVEHAQNDLAEQAARRKANAVVNVTIELVPTALLGEGTQICALAYGTAVRLKPGLL
- a CDS encoding type I restriction-modification system subunit M, whose protein sequence is MWFGKLDISTLENWLWEAACSIRGPIDAPKYKDYIIPLIFYKRLCDVYEDEIKRLAEEFGNEEIAKKLVSEDRKLIRFYIPEDCLWRNMRKITTGIGEKLTEALRKIAKENPKLQGVIDIVDFNATQAGQRIISDEHIHRLMQILSKYKLGLKDVEPDILGRAYEYLLRKFAEGSGQSAGEFYTPREVGLLMAYLLDPEEGEEIYDPACGSGGLLIKSQLVLKERKKEIKRPLKLYGQEIIPFTYAMAKMNAFIHDMDADIRVGDTIRNPKFVDGSKIREFDKVTANPMWNQKFPQSIFENDPYNRFSFGIPPSNQSSDWGWIQHMFASLKENGKLVVVIDTGVVTRGSGSQGTDREKEIRKKFVENNLIETVILLTDNLFYNTTAPGNIIVINKAKKHKGEILLINASKEFAKGRPKNYLTNENIKKIFDAYFGWKEIEGFSKIITIEEARKNDYNLSPSRYISSDEKEEIQPVEDILVELSKVEEERESIDRELREIMQKIGFRW
- a CDS encoding HD domain-containing protein yields the protein MPSRGIEAFFFLIIIAAGLGYVLLTTRPAAPPRMRQSGIYRESHRLSIEVEKTIKFLYKSPISIFSKVSDVFIKKPRYFLDEAMSLIETVIKMEQRKAELDYRKQMLTYYLSQMRRNSRRVPDSETIDRWFLKFSSWMGKTVVPDSSGGKKKQKDLFQELFRTSRPAYLKNKPDEAIKKLLSENRRETARVERTLIRTASRVRQDLRWAVLCSFCCMFLTIGTCGCLVAGMCLCRRYFIRDKSHLTAVQVQANVSEAFFHLKKASPDAAILDRAKKEGWFSPALAEVLGVLQAYRQWPASVDSGGHGGAEGGLYRHSVEVMEKMLDNASPEMDKKEVAMCGLSHDLGKILTYGKIDGKWMKTGMYHDVLSGAILRGIPMEGFSQEGITRMLLVVSHHHRPVELPVNVPPGTKEMLELLTNSDAQVARQEKQTQT
- a CDS encoding HU family DNA-binding protein — translated: MNKAELISAIATDAGVSKSVASKVLDSMINNVTESLKKGKKVTLVGFGTFSVTKRKARTGRNPQTGKKIKIPAKKVAKFRAGAKLAKAVK
- a CDS encoding restriction endonuclease subunit S, which translates into the protein MAEQSQKNIEIFKRENKENNLKQTEIGSIPEDWEVVRLGEVLKEVDIRVKNLKNVNPENLTVLSLTKNYGLIPQTKRFKKRIAVKDVANYKIVRKLQIVHNPYVIWEGAIHALRTMEIGIVSPVYCVWECKNNSDPSFIDRLLRTPKLLNEYLARASGVVNRRRSVSKDDFLNIKIPLPPLPEQRKIARVLDKIQQAIELQDRIIEQAKNLKKSLMQKLFTEGFYGEEQKETEIGLIPKSWEVVRLGEIGIFEYGYTETALEEDTGIKFLRITDIKDNGLILWNEVPYCKISETKFKKYQLKNGDILFARIGATTGKTCFIESPPKSVFASYLITLKIKTDVYKKFVYYYTQTPIYWSQVEANKEGKLKKGISATLLRTFKIPLPPLEEQKQIAHILSVLDKKIEVEQKRKQVLKELFKTMLHKLMSGKIRLKEVEI
- a CDS encoding CvpA family protein encodes the protein MTCQRHWFDLLSIYDFSQKEHMQLSAWLDIIGLIFILSICFICYREGALWPILFLCGSTLAHLLATSPEFQQRIRTAFPSLEEAVPSHYTIPVAIFVITLFTSHYLARYIGIKIDHSAIRVLGTLNRLLGGILGVILALTIVAWGYHFVSSHSPDLAVYCEGSSVCRWCVEQEERFNFGERIARIVRGEVEKTRDVIEQKPQSARK
- a CDS encoding gamma-glutamylcyclotransferase family protein translates to MEYFAYGSNMNPDRMKQRGINFSKREHAILEGWKLLFNKIASRNPNEGYANIEREEGSIVEGILYEIQGSDVEKLDKYEGYPNHYERLNVRVRLDNGKEVEAVTYVANSNKVREGLRPSREYLMHLLRGCDLLSIEYWERLRQWETLD
- a CDS encoding type IV secretory system conjugative DNA transfer family protein; its protein translation is MNYPSLTEGDFPAEKLNEEPKRTTITLLRHFSDIYTPSHPAKLLFMAKFKLPQIKTSRKVRRRYLNITVVFIFLLTLFTSFFPPVFSTPQRQFTGYSLSFLILLWNYRSELFRLILKVLNKNQSQEPDSTVKTQNKLLHIKRATISYEGPRPYLTLGFEEETGKEIIWPNEKEVAHMVMVGTTGSGKSSFLFNLLWQQMLRGGGAIFVDGGRNPQTLKNLVFMCEQARTLSRLRIVDPREPKTGHAYNPLSSGDADAITNKIMKVLNPIPAGSDAEYYKSKIYHATATLIRALTSIGKPFNIRDILCLYCLPEISFKILEEQLARYELSDALISLRTLIMETKTIRSFRDDLSNIIANLGSITTGEVGKSLCSPVTQVNLYDAVKKSQILYFMLPRMSDAEKATRLGRLLLGDIQTTIGLFYEEKEFKPIVPFLIILDEFGSYANPEFAVVFEQARKANFSVIAAIQSFGNLCNPYTGLSREFMQQVLGNSNTRMFLTVSDTETAELAARLVGRDITYFRSFSSSTQESEGADTISAKRFLNPVRTDRETVSEGYSERYDYRLRPEVFMHELGKIKGRAIVDFKDGNPIFARVCWLKPGVPPDYTYEEKIPHFAPGEAEPLSLWERVQVKLKYMNVSFEEEKKEKQPSCKLLVSARKIKGSTQYISLIVDGKEIVVNYSGKIHKRDEVIAAYRGIEYGLHAAQDKGYKVINVYSPIKTVIGQLGTGNVAEQSAEKPLFDRVKQLEKELTVTYHQPGPEETGLLDEYFPQSQTQEAGNRQAKAGQKPPAEQQKEMHPDNQESTSEQTEPWYSSLLEE